One genomic region from Terasakiella sp. SH-1 encodes:
- a CDS encoding ferritin-like protein yields the protein MLKHISTLVSSAKAATSVEDIQELLQDAITLELATLPTYYTGVFSLKPSAAPYARALIQSVAHEEMLHMTLACNLLISIGGKPEIKKMGETLKFPTKLPAGVIPDLVVSLKSATKEHVQEVFMGIERPDTTATLPGEVPEKMLLVVEPTYDSIGDFYHAILAKLDELSKSGNNPFVEDSEKLQLNVSDLFPNAIETGQKPTEAPEKYQTGYVTDLTSAAIMVDTILDQGEGAKINTDPVCPYGGMNHSFAHYFKFGEIYHGKKLIKDDTAVSGWSYTGEDIPVTDDDIYNFKPNAALSDYQEGTAVYQAAQEFYLAYMRLIDSLDKTFNGDPSMISSAIGVMFELKLVAEKVVQFEIESNGQTYTAAPPFQLEKNEAS from the coding sequence ATGTTAAAACATATTTCCACACTCGTAAGTAGTGCAAAGGCGGCTACCTCAGTTGAGGATATTCAGGAGCTACTACAAGATGCTATTACATTAGAACTTGCAACCTTACCTACTTATTATACTGGGGTTTTTTCCCTCAAGCCTTCGGCAGCACCGTATGCACGCGCTCTTATTCAATCTGTTGCTCATGAAGAAATGCTGCATATGACACTTGCCTGCAACCTGTTGATTTCCATCGGTGGTAAGCCGGAAATTAAAAAAATGGGTGAGACATTGAAATTCCCAACCAAACTTCCTGCGGGTGTTATTCCTGATTTGGTCGTTTCGTTGAAAAGTGCAACAAAAGAACATGTACAAGAAGTCTTCATGGGGATTGAACGTCCAGATACAACAGCAACTTTGCCTGGTGAAGTGCCTGAAAAGATGTTGCTGGTGGTTGAACCAACCTATGATTCTATTGGTGATTTCTACCATGCGATCCTCGCGAAGCTGGATGAACTGAGCAAGAGCGGAAATAATCCGTTCGTAGAAGATTCTGAAAAGTTGCAGCTGAATGTCAGTGACCTTTTCCCCAATGCTATTGAAACGGGGCAAAAACCAACCGAAGCACCAGAAAAATATCAGACAGGGTATGTCACTGATCTGACCTCTGCTGCAATCATGGTGGATACCATTCTTGATCAGGGGGAAGGGGCTAAAATCAACACCGATCCAGTCTGTCCGTATGGAGGGATGAATCACAGTTTTGCCCACTATTTCAAATTTGGTGAAATCTATCACGGTAAAAAGTTGATCAAAGATGACACTGCGGTGTCCGGGTGGTCTTACACGGGGGAGGATATCCCGGTTACGGACGATGATATCTATAACTTTAAGCCAAATGCGGCGTTGAGTGACTATCAGGAAGGTACAGCCGTCTATCAGGCTGCACAGGAGTTTTACTTGGCCTACATGCGCCTGATTGATTCTTTGGACAAAACCTTTAACGGTGATCCGAGTATGATTTCTTCTGCAATTGGGGTTATGTTTGAACTCAAATTGGTTGCTGAAAAAGTCGTTCAGTTTGAGATCGAGAGTAACGGTCAAACCTATACTGCTGCTCCTCCTTTTCAATTGGAAAAGAATGAAGCCTCTTAA
- a CDS encoding 3-dehydroquinate synthase codes for MDLAKRINFKFLSILSVIMAMVIIPFMFYGQAIEGWFEEILTETTETVIWALIAYCSLALDIVLPIPSSIVGVATGLSVGPLYGFLIIWAGLCTGCVLGYGIGNGASHMGLVRFINPKDWTQAHQITTRLGIGSLIIMRAVPVLAETSVMAAGIMRMDFKIFLLTTILANAGIAMIYASAGFLPEQGTSFFAAFAGAIALPGLCWLVARPFQKKLFEPLALNVLDRRNTQTYQFHVPFSFPFITSEAVFAPQNLTFVNILSENKTRRNSKFLLVVDEGVASSWPDLEERVNTYIEAHAPFLSLYGRPVIIPGGEQCKNTEGQIATLHRHMLDGAIDRHSYVVVIGGGAVLDCVGFAAATFHRGVRLVRLPTTVLAQCDAGIGVKNGVNAFGLKNLIGSFAAPYAIINDPVFLNTLENRDLRSGIAEAIKVALIRDKEFYDWIDNNSLALSRFEPAPLNDLIKRCAELHLDHITEGGDPFETGSNRPLDFGHWSAHKLEAMSSHDLRHGEAVAIGIALDVLYAMHSGLLSSHSVEHIIGLLENIGFELSHPVLHTHQKDLLAGIEEFREHIGGELCITTLTGIGKSIEIHEIDYPRMESALRQLLARA; via the coding sequence ATGGATTTAGCAAAGAGAATCAATTTTAAATTCCTCTCCATCCTGAGCGTGATCATGGCTATGGTCATCATACCTTTTATGTTTTATGGTCAGGCGATCGAAGGATGGTTTGAGGAAATACTCACTGAAACGACTGAAACGGTAATCTGGGCGCTTATTGCTTATTGCAGTTTGGCTTTAGATATTGTCCTGCCTATTCCCTCTAGTATCGTCGGTGTTGCAACAGGTTTGAGTGTTGGCCCGCTTTATGGCTTCCTTATCATTTGGGCTGGTCTGTGTACCGGGTGCGTTCTCGGTTATGGGATTGGTAATGGTGCAAGCCATATGGGGCTCGTACGTTTTATCAATCCCAAAGATTGGACACAGGCACATCAAATTACCACTCGGTTGGGGATTGGTTCTCTCATTATCATGCGTGCTGTTCCTGTTTTGGCTGAAACCAGTGTGATGGCAGCAGGCATTATGAGGATGGATTTCAAGATCTTCTTACTGACCACTATTTTGGCAAATGCTGGTATTGCGATGATTTACGCCAGTGCAGGCTTTTTGCCTGAGCAAGGCACTTCATTCTTTGCGGCTTTTGCTGGTGCTATTGCTTTGCCTGGTCTTTGTTGGCTGGTGGCAAGACCATTTCAGAAAAAACTTTTTGAACCATTAGCATTGAATGTGCTTGATCGTAGGAACACTCAGACTTATCAGTTTCACGTGCCTTTTAGTTTCCCCTTTATTACCTCCGAAGCTGTTTTTGCGCCCCAGAATCTTACCTTTGTAAACATCTTGAGCGAAAATAAAACCAGACGGAATAGTAAGTTTCTATTGGTCGTGGATGAAGGTGTTGCAAGTAGCTGGCCTGACCTGGAGGAACGTGTCAATACCTATATAGAAGCCCATGCTCCCTTCCTTTCACTTTATGGTCGTCCTGTCATTATTCCTGGTGGAGAGCAGTGTAAAAACACAGAAGGTCAGATTGCCACACTTCACCGGCATATGTTGGATGGTGCTATTGATCGTCATTCATATGTTGTGGTCATTGGCGGCGGGGCTGTGCTCGATTGCGTTGGTTTTGCTGCTGCGACCTTCCACAGAGGTGTGCGCCTTGTTCGGCTCCCAACGACTGTTCTGGCCCAGTGTGATGCGGGGATAGGCGTTAAAAATGGCGTGAATGCCTTTGGTTTGAAAAATCTGATTGGTAGTTTTGCAGCACCGTATGCGATTATTAATGACCCTGTTTTTCTGAATACATTGGAAAACCGTGATTTGCGTTCAGGTATTGCGGAAGCCATCAAGGTTGCTTTGATCCGTGATAAAGAATTCTATGATTGGATCGATAATAATAGTCTAGCTTTGTCTAGGTTTGAACCAGCACCACTGAACGATCTGATTAAGCGTTGTGCTGAACTACATCTAGATCATATCACAGAAGGGGGGGACCCTTTTGAGACCGGGTCTAATCGACCGCTGGATTTTGGCCACTGGTCGGCCCATAAGCTTGAGGCAATGAGTAGCCATGATTTACGTCACGGTGAAGCAGTGGCTATTGGTATAGCGCTGGACGTTCTCTATGCCATGCATAGTGGGCTCTTATCTTCGCACTCTGTCGAACATATTATTGGCCTGTTGGAAAATATTGGATTTGAGCTGTCACATCCGGTTTTACATACTCATCAGAAAGACTTGCTTGCTGGGATTGAAGAATTTCGTGAACATATTGGCGGGGAACTTTGTATTACGACCCTCACTGGTATTGGTAAAAGTATTGAAATTCACGAGATTGATTATCCTCGTATGGAAAGTGCCCTGCGGCAATTGTTAGCGCGCGCATAA